In a genomic window of Corynebacterium lizhenjunii:
- a CDS encoding long-chain fatty-acid--CoA ligase codes for MLSTMQDIPLNISRILEYGSSVHGETRVTTWHGDSQVEDPQELSTFAGVGARAAAWAHALHEDLGVTGDERVATLLYNCAEHLEVMFGTCCKGAVFTPLNKQLMNDQIRHIINHSQAQVIVADPRLATQLGAILVGAPEVKSVVFTGTGPLAQCRAAMPTGVATYSYEELLDGKSTVFAWPELDERTAAALCYSTGTTGAPKGVVYSHRSIYLEAMQLRSTDSLSVTHGETFLCCIPIYHVLSWGVPFAAFMTGTPLVLPDSDVSAPTLAKMIASTHPRVAHGVPTIWIQLFVHYLKNPPERMSLTEIFAGGSPVPPQLIKVWEERYGVDIIHVWGMAETSTVGSVSRPPQGASGDARWAYRISQGRIPASLQYRVVNDGQVVPKTDRNSGEIQVRGNLVTASYYDSPTAAPGGGASEFRGKPVENAAAKFTADGWLRTGDVGSVTEDGFLTVEDRARDVIRSGGEWIYSVQLENLIMSADEVVEAAVIGYPDKKWGERPLAVTVLTPETSPTIETAEALRERLAQELPRWMLPEYWAFTKSIDKTSVGKFDKKDLRIHLAEGDFNIIRLEGPGQRYREEYDDFESEEY; via the coding sequence ATGCTTTCCACAATGCAGGACATTCCTTTGAATATCTCTCGCATCCTGGAGTACGGCTCCAGCGTGCACGGGGAAACCCGCGTGACTACCTGGCATGGGGATTCCCAAGTGGAAGACCCCCAGGAGCTGTCCACTTTTGCCGGGGTAGGCGCGCGGGCTGCCGCGTGGGCGCATGCCCTGCATGAGGATTTGGGCGTTACAGGGGATGAGCGGGTGGCAACGCTGCTCTACAACTGTGCTGAGCATCTGGAGGTGATGTTTGGCACGTGCTGTAAGGGAGCGGTGTTTACTCCGCTAAACAAGCAGCTGATGAATGACCAGATCCGCCACATTATCAACCACTCACAGGCGCAGGTCATTGTGGCAGATCCGCGCTTAGCCACCCAGTTGGGCGCCATTTTGGTGGGCGCGCCGGAAGTGAAATCGGTGGTATTTACCGGCACTGGTCCGTTGGCGCAGTGCCGTGCAGCTATGCCCACTGGGGTGGCTACGTATTCCTATGAAGAACTCCTTGACGGCAAGTCCACCGTGTTTGCCTGGCCAGAGTTGGACGAGCGCACCGCGGCAGCACTGTGTTATTCCACCGGCACTACCGGCGCGCCGAAGGGTGTGGTCTATTCGCACCGCTCAATTTATCTGGAGGCCATGCAGCTGCGTTCTACGGATTCGCTGTCGGTTACCCACGGCGAGACCTTTTTGTGCTGCATCCCCATCTATCACGTGTTGTCCTGGGGTGTGCCTTTTGCCGCATTTATGACAGGAACTCCCCTGGTATTGCCGGACTCTGATGTCTCTGCGCCCACGTTGGCAAAGATGATTGCCTCCACGCACCCACGTGTGGCTCACGGCGTGCCGACGATTTGGATCCAGCTTTTTGTCCACTATCTGAAGAACCCCCCGGAGCGCATGTCCCTGACGGAGATTTTTGCCGGTGGCTCACCGGTTCCCCCACAGCTGATCAAGGTGTGGGAGGAGCGCTACGGCGTAGACATTATTCACGTCTGGGGGATGGCGGAGACCTCCACGGTGGGCTCCGTTTCTCGCCCACCGCAGGGCGCTAGTGGCGATGCCCGCTGGGCATATCGCATCTCCCAAGGTCGTATCCCGGCCTCCCTGCAATACCGGGTGGTCAATGACGGCCAGGTGGTGCCCAAAACAGACCGCAACTCCGGGGAAATCCAGGTGCGCGGCAATCTGGTCACCGCGTCCTATTATGACTCCCCCACGGCTGCCCCTGGGGGCGGTGCCAGCGAATTTCGTGGCAAGCCCGTAGAAAACGCCGCCGCGAAGTTTACGGCCGATGGTTGGCTGCGTACTGGCGATGTTGGCTCAGTTACCGAAGATGGCTTCCTCACCGTCGAAGACCGTGCGCGGGATGTAATCCGCTCCGGCGGCGAGTGGATCTATTCCGTACAGCTGGAGAATCTGATCATGAGCGCCGATGAGGTGGTCGAGGCCGCCGTCATTGGCTATCCCGATAAGAAGTGGGGCGAGCGCCCCCTGGCGGTGACTGTCTTAACCCCAGAGACCAGCCCCACCATTGAAACTGCCGAGGCCCTGCGTGAGCGCCTTGCTCAAGAACTACCCCGGTGGATGCTGCCGGAGTACTGGGCCTTTACAAAGAGCATTGATAAGACCTCCGTGGGCAAGTTTGATAAGAAGGACCTGCGCATTCACCTAGCCGAGGGGGACTTCAACATCATTCGCTTAGAAGGCCCCGGGCAGCGATACCGGGAAGAATACGACGATTTCGAGTCCGAGGAATACTAG
- the rho gene encoding transcription termination factor Rho, with amino-acid sequence MSQTDNAAQDYSGMKLPELRALAAERGMKGISTLRKGELQEALRTGRVPERDKRRATLKANENATERVAAPRPTESAAHTTAEATNAQATAGENSQDSRGGRQLEGRTRSQARRGRGRPRRDQEGFAQSADSSAGDSAQSAAGSAGQPGQGEQEDNREGREVRGANSANRSRRGRPPLRQDSRQDNREESGADNRRFGDDEEDGNSRRGRRGRRNNRRNQQREAQGGNYQNANQGNNAGGRDNQVREGDDLQQVAGILDVVDNNVAFLRTTGYRPGTSDVFVNGNLVRRLGLRPGDALVGKVKAGGANYTHGNGRNRRRYNQLLHVDSVNGLTPAEARDRPAFSKLTPLYPNQRLRLETEQKNLTTRVIDLVMPIGKGQRALIVSPPKAGKTTILQNIANAIATNNPECYLMVVLVDERPEEVTDMQRSVRGEVISSTFDRPPSEHTRVAELAIERAKRLVEQGEDVVVLLDSITRLGRAYNNSSPASGRILSGGVDSNALYPPKRFLGAARNIENGGSLTIIATAMVETGSTGDTVIFEEFKGTGNAELKLDRGISERRIFPAVDVNPSGTRKDELLMVAEEARIMTKLRRILSGLDSYSAIELLLKQLKKTRSNGEFLMQIASSAPMAATGNEEDYS; translated from the coding sequence GTGAGTCAAACGGACAACGCCGCACAAGATTATTCAGGCATGAAGCTGCCGGAATTGCGCGCATTAGCCGCAGAGCGGGGAATGAAGGGCATTTCCACTCTGCGCAAGGGGGAGCTGCAGGAAGCCCTGCGTACCGGCCGGGTGCCTGAGCGGGATAAGCGCCGCGCAACCTTGAAGGCCAATGAGAACGCCACCGAGCGTGTGGCAGCACCACGCCCCACCGAGTCCGCTGCACACACCACGGCAGAGGCCACTAACGCACAGGCTACTGCAGGGGAGAATAGTCAGGACTCTCGCGGTGGGCGCCAGCTCGAGGGCCGCACTCGCAGCCAGGCGCGCCGGGGCCGTGGCCGTCCGCGCCGGGACCAGGAGGGCTTTGCCCAGTCTGCCGATTCCTCCGCAGGTGACTCCGCCCAGTCTGCCGCTGGGTCTGCTGGCCAGCCGGGCCAGGGGGAGCAGGAGGACAACCGGGAGGGCCGCGAGGTGCGCGGTGCGAACTCCGCTAACCGCTCCCGCCGGGGCCGCCCGCCGCTGCGTCAGGACAGCCGCCAAGATAACCGTGAGGAATCCGGGGCAGACAACCGTCGCTTTGGTGATGATGAAGAGGACGGCAACAGCCGCCGCGGCCGCCGGGGGCGCCGCAACAACCGCCGCAACCAGCAGCGTGAGGCACAGGGTGGCAATTACCAGAACGCTAACCAGGGCAACAACGCCGGTGGGCGCGATAACCAGGTGCGCGAAGGTGATGACCTCCAGCAGGTGGCCGGCATTTTGGACGTGGTGGACAACAATGTCGCTTTCTTGCGCACCACCGGCTACCGCCCAGGTACTTCGGACGTCTTTGTCAATGGCAATTTGGTGCGCCGTTTGGGCCTGCGCCCGGGTGACGCCCTGGTGGGCAAGGTCAAGGCCGGTGGTGCCAATTACACCCACGGCAATGGGCGCAACCGCCGCCGCTACAATCAGCTGCTGCACGTCGATAGCGTCAATGGCCTGACCCCGGCAGAGGCCCGGGACCGGCCAGCGTTTTCTAAGCTGACTCCGTTGTACCCAAACCAGCGCCTGCGCCTGGAAACGGAGCAGAAGAACCTGACCACGCGCGTGATTGACTTGGTCATGCCCATCGGTAAGGGCCAGCGTGCGCTGATCGTCTCCCCGCCCAAGGCGGGTAAGACGACCATCTTGCAAAACATCGCCAATGCGATTGCAACCAATAACCCCGAGTGCTACCTGATGGTGGTGCTGGTGGATGAGCGCCCGGAGGAAGTCACCGATATGCAGCGCTCTGTGCGCGGCGAGGTCATTTCCTCGACCTTTGACCGCCCACCATCAGAGCACACCCGGGTTGCAGAGCTGGCTATTGAGCGCGCTAAGCGTTTGGTGGAGCAGGGCGAAGACGTGGTGGTGCTGCTGGACTCGATTACCCGCTTGGGCCGCGCCTACAACAACTCCTCCCCGGCCTCTGGTCGTATACTGTCCGGTGGTGTGGATTCCAACGCGCTCTATCCGCCAAAGCGCTTCCTGGGCGCTGCCCGCAACATCGAAAACGGCGGTTCCCTGACCATCATTGCCACCGCCATGGTGGAGACCGGCTCTACGGGTGACACGGTGATCTTCGAGGAATTCAAGGGCACCGGTAACGCGGAGCTGAAGCTGGACCGCGGCATTTCTGAGCGGCGGATCTTCCCGGCCGTTGACGTCAATCCTTCGGGCACTCGTAAGGATGAGCTGCTGATGGTGGCTGAGGAAGCCCGCATTATGACTAAGCTGCGGCGCATTCTGTCTGGCTTGGATTCGTATTCCGCTATTGAGTTGCTGCTCAAGCAGCTGAAGAAGACGCGGTCTAATGGCGAGTTCCTCATGCAGATTGCCAGCTCCGCGCCCATGGCGGCTACGGGTAACGAGGAGGATTACTCCTAA
- the prfA gene encoding peptide chain release factor 1, with product MASQVSLVDDIVSEYQGIEMQMADPEVAGDQTLFRKLSKRYAELRPIVAVHEELTQARTDLADAKEMAYEDHEFQAEVDRLGPHVLDLEEKLADLLAPRDEHDSEDIIMEIKAGAGGEEAALFAGDLARMYERYADKAGFAWEVLGLNESDLGGVKDMSISFKSKTPSRDGAWSVFKFEGGVHRVQRVPVTESQGRIQTSAAGVLVYPEPDEVESVNIDEKDIRVDVYRSSGKGGQGVNTTDSAVRITHLPTGLVVTCQKERSQIQNKARALQVLQARLDQMEREAREAEAGEQRASQVRTMDRSERIRTYNWPENRITDHRIGYKANNLDSVLNGDLQDLIAALQAQERAERMEAEG from the coding sequence ATGGCTAGCCAGGTATCTCTGGTCGATGACATTGTCTCTGAGTACCAGGGCATTGAGATGCAGATGGCGGACCCGGAGGTTGCCGGGGACCAGACGCTGTTTCGCAAATTGTCCAAGCGTTATGCGGAGCTGCGCCCCATCGTGGCGGTGCATGAGGAGCTCACGCAGGCCCGCACGGACCTAGCAGACGCGAAGGAAATGGCTTATGAGGACCACGAGTTTCAGGCGGAAGTCGATCGCCTAGGCCCGCATGTGTTGGACCTGGAAGAAAAGCTTGCGGACTTGCTCGCTCCGCGTGATGAGCATGACTCTGAGGACATCATCATGGAGATCAAGGCCGGTGCAGGCGGCGAAGAGGCCGCGCTGTTTGCCGGGGACTTGGCGCGCATGTATGAGCGCTACGCGGACAAGGCTGGGTTTGCCTGGGAGGTCTTAGGTCTTAACGAGTCCGACTTGGGCGGTGTGAAGGACATGTCCATTTCCTTCAAGTCCAAGACCCCCTCGCGCGACGGTGCGTGGTCGGTGTTTAAGTTTGAAGGCGGCGTGCACCGCGTGCAGCGCGTGCCCGTGACTGAGTCCCAGGGGCGCATTCAGACCTCCGCGGCCGGTGTGTTGGTCTACCCGGAGCCGGACGAGGTGGAGTCGGTCAATATCGACGAGAAGGACATCCGCGTGGATGTCTACCGTTCCTCCGGCAAGGGCGGCCAGGGGGTGAACACCACGGACTCCGCGGTGCGCATTACCCACCTGCCCACCGGACTGGTGGTGACCTGCCAGAAGGAGCGTTCCCAGATCCAGAACAAGGCCCGCGCGCTGCAGGTGCTGCAGGCCCGTCTGGATCAGATGGAGCGCGAGGCCCGCGAGGCCGAGGCTGGCGAGCAGCGCGCCTCCCAGGTGCGCACCATGGACCGTTCGGAGCGTATTCGCACCTATAACTGGCCGGAGAATCGTATTACAGACCACCGCATTGGGTATAAGGCCAATAACTTGGACTCTGTGCTCAATGGTGATTTGCAGGATTTGATTGCGGCTTTGCAGGCCCAGGAGCGCGCCGAGCGCATGGAGGCCGAAGGCTAG
- the prmC gene encoding peptide chain release factor N(5)-glutamine methyltransferase encodes MAYQSYGQALRVAAGRLQHAGVASPEWDARILCAHLIHTGHMDIPLDQEPIPGFEVAFEALVSRREAREPLQHILGVAWFGPLELAVGPGVFIPRPETEVLADWAVRQLAEVTAPRVVDLCTGSGALAAYVAHYVPAAQVWAVELADTALAYARSNLAGAGVELLAGDACAAATLAELDGTVDLIVTNPPYVPRSEDLQPEVYADPDMAVFGGADGMEVIRKLVPTLERLLAPGGQVGIEHDDATADLVCAQLAASGSFGGIGKLKDLTGRERFVTAVRR; translated from the coding sequence ATGGCTTATCAATCATATGGACAGGCGCTTCGCGTTGCCGCGGGGCGCCTCCAGCATGCTGGGGTGGCCTCGCCCGAGTGGGACGCGCGGATTCTGTGCGCGCACCTGATCCACACCGGACACATGGACATCCCCTTGGACCAGGAGCCTATTCCCGGCTTTGAGGTTGCCTTTGAGGCCTTGGTTTCCCGGCGGGAGGCTCGGGAGCCACTGCAGCACATCTTGGGCGTGGCCTGGTTTGGTCCCCTGGAGTTGGCGGTGGGGCCGGGGGTGTTCATTCCGCGCCCGGAGACGGAGGTGCTGGCGGACTGGGCGGTGCGCCAGTTGGCTGAGGTTACTGCTCCGCGGGTGGTGGATTTGTGCACCGGCTCTGGCGCGCTGGCTGCCTATGTGGCCCACTATGTGCCCGCGGCGCAGGTGTGGGCAGTTGAGCTTGCCGATACCGCCTTAGCCTATGCCCGCAGTAACCTGGCGGGTGCTGGGGTGGAGTTGCTGGCAGGCGATGCCTGCGCGGCCGCGACCTTGGCTGAGCTGGACGGCACGGTAGACCTGATTGTCACCAACCCGCCCTATGTGCCGCGCAGTGAGGATTTGCAACCGGAGGTCTACGCAGATCCGGACATGGCGGTCTTTGGTGGAGCAGATGGCATGGAGGTCATTCGCAAGCTGGTGCCCACGCTAGAGCGCCTGCTGGCCCCAGGTGGGCAGGTGGGAATAGAGCATGATGATGCCACAGCGGACCTGGTCTGCGCGCAGTTGGCTGCCAGCGGGAGTTTTGGGGGCATCGGCAAGCTTAAGGACTTAACTGGGCGCGAGCGCTTTGTCACGGCGGTGCGGCGCTGA
- a CDS encoding L-threonylcarbamoyladenylate synthase yields the protein MDSQIFDCAREDTRAEGIEQAARAVRSGRLVVVPTDTLYGLGCDAFDNQAVASLLATKQRGPDMPVPVLVGSWDTYKGLVATASETMQLLVEAFWPGGLSIVVQQAPSLPWNLGDTRGTVMLRMPAHPVAIELLREVGPMAVSSANISGQPPATTALEAKAQLSTAVAVYLDGGVAEVGQPSTIIDLSQSRPYLLREGALSAEDISAVIGGDAHTLRTRP from the coding sequence ATGGACTCACAGATCTTTGATTGTGCGCGGGAGGACACCCGCGCGGAAGGTATTGAACAGGCAGCCCGCGCCGTGCGCAGCGGCCGCCTGGTGGTTGTGCCGACGGATACACTTTATGGCCTGGGCTGCGACGCCTTCGACAACCAGGCGGTGGCCTCACTGTTGGCCACCAAGCAGCGCGGGCCGGATATGCCCGTGCCGGTACTGGTGGGCTCCTGGGATACGTACAAGGGGCTGGTGGCCACGGCTTCGGAGACCATGCAGTTACTGGTGGAGGCATTTTGGCCAGGCGGGCTGTCAATTGTGGTGCAGCAGGCGCCGTCATTGCCTTGGAATCTGGGGGATACGCGCGGCACCGTGATGCTGCGGATGCCGGCGCACCCGGTGGCCATTGAGCTGTTGCGCGAGGTCGGGCCCATGGCGGTGTCCTCGGCGAATATCTCCGGCCAACCCCCGGCGACTACGGCGCTGGAGGCCAAGGCACAGTTGAGCACCGCAGTGGCCGTGTACCTGGACGGCGGGGTGGCTGAGGTGGGCCAGCCGTCGACGATCATCGACTTGTCCCAGTCCCGGCCGTACCTTCTGCGTGAAGGGGCGCTAAGCGCTGAGGACATCAGTGCTGTCATTGGCGGGGATGCGCACACGCTGCGCACCCGCCCTTAA
- a CDS encoding MraY family glycosyltransferase yields the protein MTGAGVPLRELGLIILVAAAITYLTTGAVRSAVVRSGRIAEIRSRDAHSQPTPSVGGLAMFCGFLAAVFLATQLPALTRGFLPVTPEMNAVVWSALAIVLVGVIDDLLELSALLKLVGQLAAAGIMTALGLTWTLLFVPFGDGTTVILDQFQSAILTGFITVLLINAMNFVDGLDGLAAGLGMIAGGAILVFSLTVLHDQGGAVSAYPPAIIAAALVGICAGFLPHNFEPSRIFMGDSGAMLIGLLLAAASTSASGKINMSLYGGVDMVALMSPFIVVAAAVFVPVLDLVWAVVRRVSQGRSPFAADKLHIHHRLLSLGHTHRRTVLVLYLWVSAVAFGAVSFSIVPTRVAVAFSAVALVAAFVMTLIPLRQGKIGRTPLPTRVVASTEPH from the coding sequence ATGACTGGTGCCGGGGTCCCGCTGCGCGAGCTAGGCCTGATTATCTTGGTCGCGGCTGCTATTACTTACCTGACCACAGGCGCGGTGCGCTCCGCGGTGGTACGCAGTGGCCGGATTGCAGAGATTCGCAGCCGTGACGCGCACTCGCAGCCCACTCCGAGCGTGGGCGGGCTGGCGATGTTTTGTGGATTTTTGGCTGCGGTGTTTTTGGCCACTCAGCTGCCCGCGCTTACGCGGGGGTTTTTGCCGGTGACCCCGGAGATGAACGCGGTGGTGTGGTCCGCCTTGGCCATTGTGTTGGTGGGCGTGATTGATGATCTGCTGGAGCTTTCTGCCTTGTTGAAGCTGGTGGGCCAGTTAGCTGCTGCCGGGATTATGACCGCCCTGGGGCTGACGTGGACGTTGCTTTTTGTTCCCTTTGGGGACGGCACCACAGTCATTCTGGACCAATTCCAGTCTGCAATCTTGACTGGTTTTATTACCGTGCTGCTGATTAACGCCATGAACTTTGTTGATGGCTTGGATGGTCTGGCTGCCGGGCTGGGGATGATCGCCGGCGGGGCCATTTTGGTGTTCTCCTTGACGGTTCTCCATGATCAAGGCGGCGCGGTATCGGCATACCCTCCCGCAATTATTGCTGCGGCGTTGGTGGGAATCTGCGCGGGGTTTTTGCCGCACAACTTTGAGCCCTCGCGGATCTTCATGGGGGACTCCGGTGCCATGCTCATCGGCCTGCTGCTGGCGGCGGCGTCTACCTCTGCCTCCGGCAAGATCAACATGTCGCTTTATGGCGGCGTGGATATGGTAGCCCTGATGTCGCCGTTTATCGTGGTGGCTGCGGCGGTTTTTGTGCCTGTGCTGGACTTAGTGTGGGCCGTGGTGCGCCGCGTGTCTCAGGGGCGCTCGCCCTTCGCTGCAGACAAGCTCCATATTCACCACCGCCTGCTTTCCCTGGGGCACACGCACCGGCGCACGGTGTTGGTGCTGTACTTGTGGGTCAGCGCGGTGGCATTTGGTGCCGTGAGTTTTTCCATTGTGCCCACGCGGGTGGCGGTGGCGTTTAGTGCTGTGGCGCTGGTGGCTGCCTTTGTGATGACGCTCATTCCACTGCGCCAAGGCAAAATCGGGCGGACCCCTTTGCCCACCAGGGTGGTGGCTAGTACGGAGCCGCACTAG
- the atpB gene encoding F0F1 ATP synthase subunit A: MKGGFHAPELDPEFFPGEYYGHQLFADFANGWFALDRIMLVRLLMAAVLVVLFVVAFRNPKLVPKGLQNVAEHAIDFVRIHIAEDILGKKEGRRFLPIIAAIFFSVLFWNVTTIVPGLNISPNARIGMPIVLAAVAYISMIYAGSKRYGFGKYIKSSVVIPNLPPALHLLVVPIEFFSTFILRPVTLALRLMANFLAGHIILVLLYSATNFFVFQLNAWTAVGGLTLAAAVLFTIYEIIVIFLQAYIFALLTAVYIELSLHADSH; encoded by the coding sequence ATGAAGGGCGGCTTCCACGCGCCCGAACTGGATCCAGAATTTTTCCCGGGTGAATACTACGGCCACCAACTGTTCGCGGATTTCGCGAACGGGTGGTTCGCACTGGACCGCATCATGCTCGTCCGCCTACTCATGGCGGCTGTGCTTGTGGTCCTTTTTGTTGTCGCCTTCCGCAACCCCAAGCTGGTGCCGAAGGGTCTGCAGAACGTCGCTGAACACGCCATTGACTTCGTGCGTATCCACATCGCCGAAGACATCTTGGGTAAGAAGGAGGGGCGCCGGTTCCTTCCGATCATCGCCGCCATCTTCTTCTCGGTCTTATTCTGGAACGTCACCACTATCGTGCCGGGCCTGAATATCTCTCCAAACGCCCGCATTGGTATGCCTATCGTCTTGGCAGCTGTCGCGTACATCTCCATGATTTACGCCGGTTCTAAGCGTTACGGCTTTGGCAAGTACATCAAGTCCTCGGTGGTTATCCCTAACCTGCCGCCGGCTCTGCACTTGCTGGTTGTGCCCATCGAGTTCTTCTCGACGTTCATCCTGCGTCCGGTCACCCTGGCTCTTCGTCTGATGGCGAACTTCCTGGCCGGCCACATCATCTTGGTCCTGCTCTACTCTGCGACGAACTTCTTCGTCTTCCAGTTAAATGCATGGACTGCGGTCGGTGGCCTGACGCTGGCAGCTGCGGTTCTGTTTACGATTTACGAGATCATCGTCATCTTCCTGCAGGCATACATTTTTGCTCTGCTCACGGCGGTGTACATCGAGTTGTCGTTGCACGCAGACTCGCACTAA
- a CDS encoding ATP synthase F0 subunit C, protein MNEIILAQAASESTITGLGALGYGIATIGPGLGIGILVGKTVEGMARQPEMAGQLRTTMFLGIAFVEALALIGLVAGFLF, encoded by the coding sequence ATGAACGAGATCATCCTGGCGCAGGCAGCTTCCGAGTCCACCATCACCGGCCTCGGCGCACTCGGCTACGGCATCGCCACCATCGGCCCGGGCCTGGGTATCGGCATCCTGGTCGGCAAGACCGTTGAGGGCATGGCTCGTCAGCCGGAGATGGCTGGCCAGCTGCGCACCACCATGTTCCTGGGTATCGCCTTCGTCGAGGCCCTGGCCCTGATCGGCCTGGTCGCCGGCTTCCTGTTCTAA
- a CDS encoding F0F1 ATP synthase subunit B, whose protein sequence is MNNVIFYLAEGGHETLPLEGGNSILLPKAYDIVWSLIPFAIILVVFAMVVLPAYKKMLQEREDRIEGGIKHAEAQQAEAKAALEKYNAQLAEARAEAAEIREQARERGKQIEAEAKAQAEEESRRIVAAGEKQLEASRAQVVNELRADIGKNSINLAEKLLGGELSESTKQSSTIDNFLSELDHVAPAGK, encoded by the coding sequence ATGAACAACGTCATTTTTTACCTTGCGGAGGGGGGACACGAGACCCTGCCGCTCGAGGGCGGCAACTCGATCCTCCTGCCCAAGGCATACGACATCGTCTGGTCTCTCATTCCGTTCGCCATCATCCTCGTTGTCTTCGCCATGGTAGTTCTGCCGGCGTACAAGAAGATGTTGCAGGAGCGCGAAGACCGGATTGAGGGCGGCATCAAGCACGCTGAGGCCCAGCAGGCTGAAGCAAAGGCTGCTCTTGAGAAGTACAACGCACAGCTTGCCGAAGCCCGTGCGGAGGCCGCTGAGATCCGTGAGCAGGCCCGCGAGCGCGGCAAGCAGATCGAAGCTGAAGCTAAGGCACAGGCTGAGGAAGAGTCCCGTCGCATTGTCGCCGCTGGCGAAAAGCAGCTGGAGGCTTCCCGTGCACAGGTCGTGAACGAACTGCGCGCAGACATCGGAAAGAACTCGATCAACCTGGCAGAAAAGCTGCTGGGTGGCGAACTGTCCGAGTCCACCAAGCAGTCTTCTACCATCGATAACTTCCTGTCCGAGCTCGACCACGTGGCACCGGCCGGAAAGTAG
- a CDS encoding F0F1 ATP synthase subunit delta, with product MKAASREALAHANTFLDQLLEGGDAVADSARTGLDLFEVVEVLDADRELRVALADNGSAPSARKALVKELFGSKLSIPAARLLEEVAGQQWSSTRDIVNALVFLGRRALLRGAEAQGQLGQVEDELFRLSRILDRESHLTQLLTDRNAESARKRNLLANVLYGKVTMFTEALALQTIARPERNPVVDIASLASTAAQLQGREIAFVTTAGQMNEGQQAVLAEKLGTIYGRAMSIHSEVDSSLLGGMVIRVGDEVIDGSTAGKIARLRTALSK from the coding sequence ATGAAGGCAGCTAGCCGCGAAGCACTGGCACATGCGAACACTTTCCTGGATCAGCTCTTGGAAGGTGGCGACGCAGTTGCTGACTCCGCACGCACCGGCCTGGACCTTTTTGAGGTAGTCGAAGTACTCGATGCAGACCGCGAGCTGCGGGTAGCACTGGCCGATAATGGCTCTGCACCCTCCGCACGCAAGGCACTGGTCAAGGAGCTCTTCGGCTCTAAGCTGTCCATTCCGGCAGCCCGCCTGCTGGAAGAAGTAGCCGGCCAGCAGTGGTCCAGCACGCGCGATATTGTCAATGCACTGGTATTTCTGGGCCGCCGCGCACTGCTGCGCGGTGCCGAGGCACAGGGACAGCTGGGTCAAGTCGAAGACGAGCTTTTCCGTCTGTCGCGCATTTTGGACCGCGAGAGCCATTTGACTCAGTTGCTCACCGACCGCAACGCCGAATCCGCACGCAAGCGCAACCTGTTGGCTAATGTGCTCTACGGCAAGGTCACCATGTTCACTGAAGCTCTGGCGCTGCAGACGATTGCTCGCCCGGAGCGCAACCCAGTGGTCGATATTGCCAGCCTGGCATCTACTGCAGCGCAGCTGCAGGGACGCGAGATTGCGTTTGTGACCACCGCGGGGCAGATGAACGAGGGCCAGCAGGCCGTGCTTGCTGAGAAGCTGGGCACGATTTACGGTCGCGCAATGTCCATCCACTCTGAGGTTGATTCCAGCCTGCTTGGTGGCATGGTTATTCGCGTCGGCGACGAAGTTATTGACGGTTCGACCGCGGGCAAGATCGCACGATTACGTACCGCACTGTCGAAGTAG